One part of the Xiphophorus maculatus strain JP 163 A chromosome 1, X_maculatus-5.0-male, whole genome shotgun sequence genome encodes these proteins:
- the LOC102227768 gene encoding transmembrane protein 189-like yields MASMVTEDGCGVAAETPQPQGPGRGAVRWGSQHAGARELASLYSPGKRCQEWISVILCFSLMAFNLIHLLANFHLGHMWYIQLGIVAGILTADFASGLVHWGADTWGSVDLPIVGKAFIRPFREHHIDPTAITRHDFIETNGDNCMLTIVPLANMAFNFLMLSPADIYHIYPWYCYLYALAIFVTLTNQIHKWSHTYFGLPRWVVFLQDCHVILPRKHHRIHHVSPHETYFCITTGWLNYPLERLGFWRTLEDLIQGVTGEKPRADDLKWAKK; encoded by the exons ATGGCGAGTATGGTCACCGAGGACGGGTGTGGAGTGGCAGCGGAGACCCCACAGCCGCAGGGTCCGGGTCGGGGCGCGGTCAGATGGGGCTCACAGCACGCCGGTGCCCGAGAACTGGCTAGTCTGTACTCGCCAG GCAAAAGATGTCAAGAATGGATCAGCGTCATCCTCTGCTTCTCTCTCATGGCCTTCAACTTAATTCACCTTCTTGCCAATTTCCATCTGGGACACATGTGGTACATACAGCTGGGCATCG TGGCAGGAATACTCACCGCTGACTTCGCGTCAGGACTCGTACACTGGGGGGCCGACACATGGGGATCAGTGGATCTGCCCATCGTTGGAAAG GCGTTTATTCGCCCGTTCAGAGAGCACCACATCGACCCCACGGCCATCACCCGTCACGACTTCATCGAGACAAACGGTGACAACTGCATGCTGACCATCGTCCCTCTTGCAAACATGGCCTTCAACTTTCTCATGCTGTCCCCTG CGGACATTTACCACATCTACCCGTGGTACTGCTACTTGTACGCGCTGGCCATCTTTGTGACGCTCACCAACCAGATCCACAAGTGGTCGCACACGTACTTTGGCCTTCCTCGCTGGGTGGTGTTCCTGCAGGACTGCCACGTCATCCTTCCTCGCAAGCACCACCGCATCCATCACGTCTCCCCTCATGAGACGTATTTCTGCATCACCACAG GTTGGTTAAACTATCCTCTGGAGAGGCTCGGTTTCTGGAGAACCTTGGAGGATCTCATCCAGGGCGTGACGGGAGAGAAACCCAGAGCAGACGACTTAAAATGGGCTAAGAAATGA
- the LOC102227508 gene encoding CCAAT/enhancer-binding protein beta-like: protein MLPQAGAEWDLKAAHSRDISQLWSGRLTSALRAPAVRRVLTSMEVAGLYEEGGFAIHGRDGIIAPIGGGAYWRLGDSMTELGVEERERAIDFSAYLDSALHCPPQPPQPQPGDAFSDFLGESKIKRVTALQNYKNYSLLNELEASQCENLRESYGLNYAELQETRVDSVLSPELSRYRAAAAAPADREDSQEDAKMENGSSGFDMRSYLHYQSTSGSLGNISTASSNCSSPPGTPAPSGNGRSPSHGGKSSSGKSKKRLDKDSEEYRQRRERNNLAVRKSRDKAKMRNLETQQKVLELAVENDRLQKRVEQLSRELATLRNLLSATGQC, encoded by the coding sequence ATGTTACCACAGGCAGGGGCAGAGTGGGATTTAAAAGCGGCGCATTCCCGAGACATTTCCCAACTCTGGTCAGGGCGCCTCACCTCAGCCCTGCGCGCTCCTGCAGTCCGGCGGGTGTTGACATCCATGGAAGTGGCCGGCTTGTACGAGGAGGGCGGCTTCGCGATCCACGGCAGAGACGGCATTATCGCTCCCATAGGCGGCGGCGCGTACTGGAGGCTCGGCGACTCGATGACGGAGCTGGGCGTGGAGGAGCGGGAGAGAGCCATCGACTTCAGCGCGTACCTGGACTCAGCCCTGCACTGCCCGCCGCAGCCGCCGCAGCCACAGCCGGGCGACGCTTTCTCAGACTTCCTCGGGGAGAGCAAGATCAAAAGAGTCACGGCTCTGCAAAACTACAAGAACTACTCTCTGCTGAACGAGCTGGAGGCGAGTCAGTGCGAGAACCTGCGGGAGTCGTACGGACTGAACTACGCGGAGCTGCAGGAGACCCGGGTGGACAGCGTGTTGAGCCCGGAGTTGAGCCGCTACCGAGCCGCCGCCGCTGCTCCCGCGGACCGAGAAGACAGCCAGGAAGACGCGAAAATGGAAAACGGCTCGTCTGGCTTCGACATGAGGTCCTACCTGCACTACCAGTCCACGAGTGGGAGTCTGGGGAACATTTCCACCGCGTCGTCGAACTGCTCCAGCCCGCCCGGCACACCTGCGCCGTCAGGTAACGGCAGGTCGCCGTCGCACGGCGGCAAGTCGTCCAGCGGGAAGTCGAAGAAGCGCCTGGACAAGGACAGCGAGGAGTACCGGCAGAGGCGGGAGAGGAACAACCTCGCCGTGAGGAAGAGCAGGGACAAAGCCAAGATGCGCAACTTGGAGACGCAGCAGAAAGTGCTGGAGCTGGCGGTGGAGAACGACCGTCTACAGAAGCGAGTGGAGCAGCTGTCCAGAGAGCTGGCCACCCTGCGCAACCTGCTGTCCGCCACCGGACAGTGCTGA